The following proteins are encoded in a genomic region of Burkholderia gladioli:
- the treS gene encoding maltose alpha-D-glucosyltransferase, producing the protein MIREDTLDSPQHAPFQRGADGARRGTRRNGARFSERGTLAGDPLWYKDAIIYQLHVKSFFDSNGDGIGDFPGLISKLDYIASLGVDALWLLPFYPSPRRDDGYDIADYRNVHPDYGTLADVRRFIREAHARGIRVITELVINHTSDQHPWFQRARRAKRGSVHRDYYVWSDTDTKFAGTRVIFVDSEPSNWTHDPVAGQYYWHRFYSHQPDLNFDNPAVVREVLQIMRFWLDLGIDGLRLDAVPYLVEREGTSNENLPETHAVLKRIRAAIDAEYPNRMLLAEANQWPEDVQEYFGREDECHMAFHFPLMPRIYMSIASEDRFPIIDIMRQTPELAPSNQWAIFLRNHDELTLEMVTDAERDMLWQAYASDRRARLNLGIRRRLAPLMERDRRRIELINSLLLSMPGTPVIYYGDELGMGDNIHLGDRDGVRTPMQWSADRNGGFSRADPEQLVLPPVMGALYGFDAVNVEAQSRDPHSLLNWMRRILATRRATQVFGRGTLRFLRPENRKVLAYLRELPDATPVLCVANLSRASQAVELDLSEFAGSVPVEMTSDSPFPAIGELPYLLTFPPYGFLWFSLSPTGAEPAWHRPHAEPLPEYTTLVMRRGDAQPAAPLVATLEAEVLPQWLTRRRWFASKDRSLDAARFDCVTSIPGEPFQYAEVVASSDGHEERYVVPLAAAWGDETPHPLFMRLALARVRRGPTVGYLTDAFALPGFAHGVLAKLAEHASVPLTSGGTLVFSPEPTLTEVMQALGPTPGIRWLAAEQSNSSLVIGETLVLKLVRRVAAGIHPEAEMSRHLTRAGYANAPALAGEVLRVGADGTPHTVAIVQAFVDNQGDAWVRSLDFLKRAVGDLALSASATPDAREADGEADEIDAYAEFAGAIGTRLGELHVTLAAPTDDPAFAPERATPAHVARWTQDAIAMVDRAMGLLAPRLDDLDDGVRDAALALLASREDLVAALDSLLPEHLDALCTRIHGDFHLGQVLDVHGDAMLIDFEGEPARALDARRAKSHPLRDVAGLLRSLSYASAAAQFSIEKAPAPTADLKRTLFDRFGQAAADRFLANYRRAVELAPTPFAGPADAERLLMLFLVEKAAYELAYEAANRPDWLSVPVLGLAALSAQLLGRDRGPDEDDPSSQSHSPDELPPENPQ; encoded by the coding sequence ATGATCCGCGAAGACACCCTCGATTCGCCGCAACACGCGCCGTTCCAGCGCGGCGCCGACGGCGCCCGGCGCGGCACGCGCCGCAACGGGGCGCGCTTTTCCGAGCGCGGCACCCTGGCCGGCGATCCGCTCTGGTACAAGGACGCGATCATCTACCAGCTGCACGTGAAGTCCTTCTTCGACTCCAACGGCGACGGCATCGGCGACTTCCCCGGCCTGATCTCCAAGCTCGACTACATCGCCTCGCTCGGCGTGGACGCGCTGTGGCTGCTGCCCTTCTATCCCTCGCCGCGCCGCGACGATGGCTACGACATCGCCGACTACCGCAACGTCCATCCCGACTACGGCACCCTGGCCGACGTGCGCCGCTTCATCCGCGAGGCGCACGCGCGCGGCATCCGCGTGATCACCGAGCTGGTGATCAACCACACCTCGGACCAGCATCCCTGGTTCCAGCGCGCGCGCCGCGCCAAGCGCGGCTCGGTGCATCGCGACTACTACGTGTGGTCCGATACCGACACCAAGTTCGCCGGCACGCGCGTGATCTTCGTCGACAGCGAGCCGTCGAACTGGACCCACGACCCGGTCGCCGGCCAGTACTACTGGCACCGCTTCTACTCGCACCAGCCGGACCTCAACTTCGACAATCCGGCGGTGGTGCGCGAGGTGCTGCAGATCATGCGCTTCTGGCTGGACCTGGGCATCGACGGCCTGCGCCTGGACGCGGTGCCCTACCTGGTCGAGCGCGAGGGCACCAGCAACGAGAACCTGCCCGAGACGCACGCGGTGCTCAAGCGGATCCGCGCCGCGATCGACGCCGAATACCCCAATCGCATGCTGCTGGCCGAGGCCAACCAGTGGCCCGAGGACGTGCAGGAGTACTTCGGCCGCGAGGACGAATGCCACATGGCCTTCCACTTCCCGCTGATGCCGCGCATCTACATGTCGATCGCCAGCGAGGACCGCTTCCCGATCATCGACATCATGCGGCAGACGCCGGAGCTCGCGCCCAGCAACCAGTGGGCGATCTTCCTGCGCAACCACGACGAGCTGACCCTGGAGATGGTCACCGACGCCGAGCGCGACATGCTCTGGCAGGCCTACGCGAGCGACCGCCGCGCGCGCCTGAACCTCGGCATCCGGCGGCGCCTGGCGCCGCTGATGGAGCGCGACCGGCGCCGCATCGAGCTGATCAACTCGCTGCTGCTGTCGATGCCGGGCACGCCGGTGATCTACTACGGCGACGAGCTGGGCATGGGCGACAACATCCACCTCGGCGACCGCGACGGCGTGCGCACGCCGATGCAGTGGTCGGCCGACCGCAACGGCGGCTTCTCGCGCGCCGATCCCGAGCAACTGGTGCTGCCGCCCGTGATGGGCGCGCTGTACGGCTTCGACGCGGTCAACGTCGAGGCGCAATCGCGCGACCCGCATTCGCTGCTGAACTGGATGCGCCGGATCCTGGCCACGCGTCGCGCCACCCAGGTGTTCGGACGCGGCACGCTGCGCTTCCTGCGCCCCGAGAACCGCAAGGTGCTGGCCTACCTGCGCGAGCTGCCCGACGCGACGCCCGTGCTGTGCGTGGCCAACCTGTCGCGCGCCTCGCAGGCGGTCGAGCTCGACCTCTCCGAATTCGCCGGCAGCGTGCCGGTGGAGATGACCTCCGATTCGCCGTTCCCGGCGATCGGCGAGCTGCCCTACCTGCTGACCTTTCCGCCCTACGGCTTCCTGTGGTTCTCGCTCTCGCCGACCGGCGCCGAGCCGGCCTGGCACCGTCCGCATGCCGAGCCGCTGCCCGAGTACACCACCCTGGTGATGCGGCGCGGCGATGCACAGCCGGCCGCGCCGCTGGTCGCCACGCTGGAGGCCGAGGTGCTGCCGCAGTGGCTCACGCGGCGCCGCTGGTTCGCCTCGAAGGACCGCTCGCTGGACGCGGCACGCTTCGACTGCGTCACGTCGATACCCGGCGAGCCGTTCCAGTACGCGGAGGTGGTCGCGAGCTCCGACGGCCACGAGGAACGCTACGTGGTGCCGCTGGCCGCCGCCTGGGGCGACGAGACCCCGCATCCGCTGTTCATGCGGCTGGCGCTGGCGCGCGTGCGACGCGGCCCGACGGTCGGCTATTTGACCGACGCCTTCGCCTTGCCCGGCTTCGCGCACGGCGTGCTGGCCAAGCTGGCCGAGCACGCCAGCGTGCCCCTGACCAGTGGAGGGACCCTGGTGTTCTCGCCCGAGCCCACGCTCACCGAGGTGATGCAGGCGCTGGGCCCGACGCCCGGGATCCGCTGGCTCGCCGCCGAGCAGAGCAACAGCTCGCTGGTTATCGGCGAGACCCTGGTGCTCAAGCTGGTGCGGCGGGTGGCGGCCGGCATCCATCCCGAGGCCGAGATGAGCCGCCACCTGACGCGCGCCGGCTACGCCAACGCGCCGGCACTGGCCGGCGAGGTGCTGCGCGTGGGCGCCGACGGCACGCCGCACACGGTGGCGATCGTGCAGGCCTTCGTCGATAACCAGGGCGACGCCTGGGTCCGCTCGCTCGACTTCCTCAAGCGCGCGGTGGGTGACCTGGCGCTGTCGGCCTCGGCCACGCCCGATGCCCGGGAGGCCGACGGCGAGGCCGACGAGATCGACGCCTATGCCGAGTTCGCCGGCGCGATCGGCACGCGCCTGGGCGAGCTGCACGTGACGCTGGCCGCGCCCACCGACGACCCGGCCTTCGCGCCCGAGCGCGCCACGCCCGCCCATGTGGCGCGCTGGACGCAGGACGCGATCGCGATGGTCGATCGCGCGATGGGCCTGCTCGCGCCGCGTCTGGACGACCTCGACGACGGCGTGCGCGATGCCGCGCTTGCGCTGCTGGCCTCGCGCGAGGACCTGGTCGCGGCGCTCGATTCGCTGCTGCCGGAACACCTCGACGCGCTCTGCACGCGTATCCACGGCGATTTCCATCTCGGTCAGGTGCTCGACGTGCATGGCGACGCGATGCTGATCGACTTCGAGGGCGAGCCGGCCCGCGCGCTGGACGCACGCCGCGCGAAATCGCATCCCTTGCGCGACGTGGCGGGCCTGCTGCGCTCGCTCTCCTATGCCAGCGCGGCCGCGCAGTTCTCGATCGAGAAGGCCCCCGCGCCCACCGCCGACCTCAAGCGCACGCTGTTCGACCGCTTCGGGCAGGCCGCCGCCGACCGCTTCCTCGCCAACTACCGGCGCGCCGTCGAGCTCGCGCCCACGCCGTTCGCCGGGCCCGCCGATGCCGAGCGCCTGCTGATGCTGTTCCTGGTCGAGAAGGCCGCCTACGAGCTGGCCTACGAGGCCGCCAACCGGCCCGACTGGCTGAGCGTGCCGGTGCTCGGGCTGGCCGCGCTCAGCGCGCAACTGCTGGGCCGCGACCGCGGCCCGGACGAGGACGACCCGTCCTCCCAATCCCATTCACCCGACGAGCTCCCGCCGGAGAACCCGCAATGA
- a CDS encoding alpha-1,4-glucan--maltose-1-phosphate maltosyltransferase: MAPSTATAFSPHLYFVDARLVGPLDAWPAWFERIAGLGFDHVLVGAFNTTGRAGHPRVVADHDRPHEALATSLDTGDALARLVEQAREFGLRLMLDVTVDRIAVEHPLRRGAPDWYIERAHDDARIDPRTAAFEQTLAYADITRPEVGEALAGWWHGRFATLSATGLAGFLVDAPQRLPAEWWRAWLGSRHGELDDVRWIAGIPGHAREALGAFEGAGFDGVFSSLRWWDLRAPWLLDEHALLRRVASPIAFPDAFDGPRLAHDLRGLPPEAIERGYRRALETAAALGTGWLVPMGFERGVATPLMTAHPQPAAFREAFERAPFDLSEALAEANQRRRDSAVFASRGELAALSGADAAVTVLLRGDSDWLEQADEALLIALNPELDAPGAIDPDCLAGVPGAFTRFAPLSAGRRAKTAPLGPLALMPGGVSLLRAARAKPVKPGKEPKDGGKSAEASKNGKPAKGAKDTKPARDEAGRSVQAQADTAPRRRARSAAQEALAAALEADRIAIERVEPSVDDGRFAAKRVVGEAMLVSATLIVDGHARLGAAVAFRAADEADWREVPLAPLGNDRWQASIPLDRIGRHQFRVLAWRDDWGSLVDDIGKKHAAGQEIALELQEARALLAAALKTNPREAEDPRRDTRAAQALAKAFDGSDAGGQLALLLAPDSAAAYAALYRRSALTRDSRVHLVEVERRAARFGSWYEMFPRSAADDVQRHGTFEDVARHLPRIREMGFDVLYFPPIHPIGLTARKGRNNSLRAGPEDVGSPYAIGSPIGGHTELHPSLGTLGAFRSLVAQAHAHGIEIALDFAIQCSPDHPWLARHPGWFAWRPDGSLRFAENPPKRYQDIVNPDFYASDAMPELWVALRDVILHWVDAGVKIFRVDNPHTKPLPFWAWLIEDVRARHPDVVFLSEAFTRPAMMYRLAKLGFSQSYTYFTWRENKHELREYLLELADGPAREFFRPNFFVNTPDINPRYLHHAPRAQFVIRAALAALLSGLWGMYSGFELGESAPLTDDGEEYRDSEKYELRARDWHRPGNLAAEIALLNRLRRGNPALQTHLGIRFLDAPNDSVLVFRKATPGFDNVIVAAISLDPWAPQSTDFMLDAALYEGWGVPEGAALRSVELANGHQHHWHGTRQYVNLDPHALPFALWRIAPDQPRRAASTPLPGEGSHR, encoded by the coding sequence ATGGCACCTTCAACCGCAACCGCTTTCTCCCCGCATCTCTACTTCGTCGACGCGCGCCTGGTCGGCCCGCTCGATGCCTGGCCCGCCTGGTTCGAGCGGATCGCCGGGCTCGGCTTCGATCACGTGCTGGTCGGCGCGTTCAACACCACCGGCCGCGCCGGCCACCCGCGCGTGGTGGCCGACCACGATCGCCCGCACGAAGCCCTGGCCACCTCGCTCGACACCGGCGACGCGCTCGCGCGGCTGGTCGAGCAGGCCCGCGAATTCGGCCTGCGGCTGATGCTCGACGTGACGGTCGACCGGATCGCCGTCGAGCACCCGCTGCGCCGCGGCGCGCCGGACTGGTACATCGAGCGCGCGCACGACGACGCGCGCATCGACCCGCGCACGGCCGCCTTCGAACAGACCCTCGCCTATGCCGACATCACGCGGCCCGAGGTGGGCGAGGCGCTGGCCGGCTGGTGGCACGGCCGCTTCGCGACGCTCTCGGCAACCGGCCTGGCCGGCTTCCTGGTCGACGCGCCGCAGCGCCTGCCGGCCGAATGGTGGCGTGCCTGGCTGGGCTCGCGCCACGGCGAGCTCGACGACGTGCGCTGGATCGCCGGCATCCCCGGCCATGCGCGCGAGGCGCTGGGCGCCTTCGAGGGCGCCGGCTTCGACGGCGTGTTCAGTTCGCTGCGCTGGTGGGACCTGCGCGCGCCCTGGTTGCTCGACGAGCACGCGCTGCTGCGCCGGGTCGCCTCGCCGATCGCCTTCCCCGACGCCTTCGACGGCCCGCGCCTCGCGCACGACCTGCGCGGCCTGCCGCCCGAGGCGATCGAGCGCGGCTACCGGCGCGCGCTGGAGACCGCCGCGGCGCTCGGCACCGGCTGGCTGGTGCCGATGGGTTTCGAGCGCGGCGTCGCCACCCCGCTGATGACCGCGCATCCGCAGCCGGCCGCGTTCCGCGAGGCCTTCGAGCGCGCCCCGTTCGACCTGTCCGAGGCGCTCGCCGAGGCGAACCAGCGGCGGCGCGACTCGGCGGTGTTCGCCTCGCGCGGCGAGCTGGCGGCCCTGAGCGGCGCCGACGCGGCCGTCACCGTGCTGCTGCGCGGCGACAGCGACTGGCTGGAACAGGCCGACGAGGCCCTGCTGATCGCCCTGAACCCCGAACTCGACGCGCCCGGCGCCATCGATCCCGATTGCCTGGCCGGCGTGCCCGGCGCCTTCACGCGTTTCGCGCCGCTATCGGCGGGCCGCCGCGCGAAGACCGCCCCGCTCGGCCCGCTGGCGCTGATGCCCGGCGGCGTGAGCCTGCTGCGCGCGGCGCGCGCCAAGCCGGTCAAGCCCGGCAAGGAACCCAAGGACGGCGGCAAGAGCGCCGAGGCGAGCAAGAACGGCAAGCCCGCCAAGGGCGCCAAGGATACGAAACCCGCCCGGGACGAGGCCGGCCGCTCCGTGCAGGCGCAAGCCGACACCGCCCCGCGCCGCCGCGCCCGCTCGGCCGCCCAGGAAGCGCTGGCCGCCGCGCTCGAGGCCGACCGGATCGCGATCGAGCGTGTCGAGCCGAGCGTCGACGACGGCCGCTTCGCGGCCAAGCGCGTGGTGGGCGAGGCGATGCTCGTGAGCGCCACGCTGATCGTCGACGGCCATGCCCGGCTCGGCGCCGCGGTGGCCTTCCGCGCGGCCGACGAGGCCGACTGGCGCGAAGTGCCGCTGGCCCCGCTCGGCAACGACCGCTGGCAGGCCAGCATCCCGCTCGACCGGATCGGCCGCCACCAGTTCCGGGTGCTGGCCTGGCGCGACGACTGGGGCTCGCTGGTCGACGACATCGGCAAGAAGCACGCGGCCGGCCAGGAGATCGCGCTGGAGCTGCAGGAAGCGCGCGCGCTGCTGGCCGCCGCGCTGAAGACGAACCCGCGCGAAGCCGAGGACCCACGCCGCGACACGCGCGCCGCCCAAGCCCTGGCCAAGGCCTTCGACGGCAGCGACGCGGGCGGCCAGCTCGCCCTGCTGCTCGCGCCCGACTCGGCCGCCGCCTATGCCGCGCTGTACCGGCGCAGCGCGCTCACGCGCGACAGCCGCGTCCATCTCGTCGAGGTCGAGCGCCGCGCCGCGCGCTTCGGCAGCTGGTACGAGATGTTCCCGCGCTCGGCCGCCGACGACGTGCAGCGCCACGGCACGTTCGAGGACGTGGCGCGCCACCTGCCGCGAATCCGCGAGATGGGCTTCGATGTGCTGTATTTCCCGCCGATCCACCCGATCGGCCTGACCGCGCGCAAGGGGCGCAACAACAGCCTGCGCGCGGGCCCCGAGGACGTCGGCAGCCCCTATGCGATCGGCTCGCCGATCGGCGGCCATACCGAGCTGCATCCGAGCCTGGGCACGCTGGGCGCGTTCCGCTCGCTGGTCGCGCAGGCGCACGCGCACGGCATCGAGATCGCGCTCGACTTCGCGATCCAGTGCTCGCCCGACCATCCCTGGCTGGCGCGCCACCCGGGCTGGTTCGCCTGGCGCCCCGACGGCTCGCTGCGCTTCGCCGAGAACCCGCCCAAGCGCTACCAGGACATCGTCAACCCCGACTTCTACGCGAGCGACGCGATGCCCGAGCTGTGGGTCGCGCTGCGCGACGTGATCCTGCACTGGGTGGACGCCGGCGTGAAGATCTTCCGCGTCGACAATCCGCATACCAAGCCGCTGCCGTTCTGGGCCTGGCTGATCGAGGACGTGCGCGCGCGCCATCCCGACGTGGTGTTCCTCTCGGAAGCCTTCACGCGGCCGGCGATGATGTACCGGCTCGCCAAGCTCGGCTTCTCGCAGTCGTATACCTACTTCACCTGGCGCGAGAACAAGCACGAGCTGCGAGAGTACCTGCTGGAGCTGGCCGACGGCCCGGCGCGCGAATTCTTCCGCCCGAACTTCTTCGTCAACACGCCCGACATCAACCCGCGCTACCTGCACCACGCACCACGCGCGCAGTTCGTGATCCGCGCCGCGCTGGCCGCGCTGCTCTCGGGGCTGTGGGGCATGTACAGCGGTTTCGAGCTGGGCGAATCGGCGCCCTTGACCGACGACGGCGAGGAGTACCGCGACTCGGAGAAATACGAGCTGCGCGCGCGCGACTGGCACCGGCCCGGCAACCTGGCCGCCGAGATCGCCCTGCTCAACCGCCTGCGGCGCGGCAACCCCGCCCTGCAGACCCATCTCGGGATCCGCTTCCTCGACGCGCCCAACGATTCGGTGCTGGTGTTCCGCAAGGCCACGCCCGGCTTCGACAACGTGATCGTGGCCGCGATCAGCCTCGACCCCTGGGCGCCGCAGTCGACGGACTTCATGCTCGACGCGGCGCTCTACGAAGGCTGGGGCGTGCCCGAGGGCGCCGCGCTGCGCAGCGTGGAACTCGCCAACGGCCATCAGCACCATTGGCACGGCACCCGCCAATACGTGAACCTCGACCCGCATGCGCTGCCGTTCGCGCTCTGGCGCATCGCGCCCGACCAGCCGCGGCGCGCCGCCTCGACGCCGCTGCCCGGCGAAGGAAGCCATCGATGA
- a CDS encoding LacI family DNA-binding transcriptional regulator — translation MADVARLAGVSKMTVSRVLANHRVVAAATRERVLRAVDTLGYVADAAAGALSSGRSDFVAVIVPSLSSSNFSDTVRGLSNALEPRGLQLLIGDTGYDIAREERLIRSFLRYQPRAIALTGAFHTEAATALLKRAGVPIVEMWDLPGAPIDAAVGFSNQRAAREMVVYLHGRGYRRIGFLCGANDNDRRGMERLKGYRAAVRALGLGEPRVVRIGDTPADMTHGGPALDALLARWPDTDAVMSISDMSAFGAIMQCHRRGLRVPEDIAVAGFGDFEVAECSHPTITTVSVDAHGIGQRTGEVLFDAMAHGTALAAGYRHVKLRFSVVQRESA, via the coding sequence ATGGCCGACGTGGCCAGGCTGGCCGGCGTCTCGAAGATGACCGTGTCGCGCGTGCTGGCCAACCATCGCGTGGTGGCGGCCGCCACCCGCGAGCGCGTGCTGCGCGCGGTCGACACGCTCGGCTACGTGGCCGACGCGGCGGCGGGGGCGCTTTCCTCGGGGCGTTCCGATTTCGTCGCGGTGATCGTGCCGTCGCTGTCCAGCTCGAACTTCTCCGATACCGTGCGCGGGCTGTCGAACGCGCTGGAGCCCCGGGGCCTGCAACTGCTGATCGGCGATACCGGCTACGACATCGCGCGCGAGGAGCGGCTGATCCGTTCCTTCCTGCGCTACCAGCCGCGTGCCATCGCGCTGACCGGCGCGTTCCATACCGAGGCCGCCACCGCCCTGCTCAAGCGCGCGGGCGTGCCGATCGTCGAGATGTGGGACCTGCCTGGCGCGCCGATCGACGCGGCGGTGGGTTTCTCGAACCAGCGGGCGGCGCGCGAGATGGTGGTCTACCTGCATGGGCGCGGTTATCGCCGGATCGGCTTCCTGTGCGGCGCCAACGACAACGACCGGCGCGGCATGGAGCGGCTCAAGGGATATCGCGCGGCGGTGCGCGCGCTGGGCCTGGGCGAGCCGCGCGTGGTGCGCATCGGCGACACGCCGGCCGACATGACCCACGGCGGCCCCGCGCTCGACGCGCTGCTGGCGCGCTGGCCCGATACCGACGCGGTGATGTCGATCAGCGACATGTCGGCCTTCGGCGCGATCATGCAGTGCCATCGGCGCGGCCTGCGCGTGCCCGAGGACATCGCGGTGGCCGGCTTCGGCGATTTCGAGGTGGCCGAATGCTCGCATCCGACCATCACCACCGTCAGCGTCGATGCCCATGGCATCGGCCAGCGCACCGGCGAGGTGCTGTTCGACGCGATGGCGCACGGCACCGCGCTGGCGGCCGGGTACAGGCACGTGAAGCTGCGGTTCTCGGTGGTGCAGCGCGAAAGCGCTTGA
- a CDS encoding type II toxin-antitoxin system RelE/ParE family toxin, which yields MLNKESPDGSFVTSNSNDMGQPGWRLHPLKGDEAGTWAVEVNGNWGLTFMFDGDDAVLVDYRDYH from the coding sequence TTGCTAAACAAGGAGTCGCCGGATGGTTCGTTTGTAACTAGTAATTCAAACGACATGGGGCAACCGGGATGGCGCCTGCATCCGCTGAAGGGCGACGAGGCGGGCACGTGGGCGGTCGAGGTGAACGGTAACTGGGGATTGACCTTCATGTTCGACGGAGACGACGCCGTCCTGGTCGACTATCGCGACTATCACTGA
- a CDS encoding HigA family addiction module antitoxin, which yields MSKMFNPPHPAEILREDILPALNLTVTEAAEQLGVSRVQLSRILNERAGISPEMALRIEQWLGVDRGGRADLWLGMQMDYDLWQARKHAPKKVKRAPGELSFA from the coding sequence ATGTCCAAGATGTTCAACCCCCCGCACCCTGCCGAAATTCTTCGTGAAGACATCCTGCCGGCGTTGAACCTGACCGTTACCGAGGCTGCCGAGCAGCTTGGCGTCTCGCGTGTGCAGTTGTCCCGGATATTGAACGAGCGAGCCGGGATCTCGCCCGAAATGGCCCTGCGCATAGAGCAGTGGCTTGGCGTCGATCGTGGCGGGCGCGCCGATCTCTGGCTGGGCATGCAAATGGACTATGACCTCTGGCAGGCACGCAAGCACGCGCCGAAGAAAGTGAAGCGCGCCCCGGGTGAATTGAGCTTCGCTTGA
- a CDS encoding IlvD/Edd family dehydratase: MTQQTKRRLRSQEWFDDPSHADMTALYVERFMNYGLTREEIQSGRPIIGIAQTGSDLAPCNRHHIALAERVKAGIRDAGGIPMEFPVHPLAEQSRRPTAALDRNLAYLGLVEVLHGFPLDGVVLTTGCDKTTPACLMAAATVDLPAIVLSGGPMLDGWHNGQRVGSGTVIWHARNLLATGEIDYEGFMELTTASSPSIGHCNTMGTALSMNSLAEALGMSLPGCASIPAAYRERGQMAYVTGKRICDLVREDVRPSQIMTKQAFENAIVIASALGASSNCPPHLIAIARHVGVELSLDDWQRVGESVPLIVNCMPAGEYLGESFHRAGGVPAVYHELSKAGLVHRDCLTVSGGTIGEIADRSATNDRDVIRTTETPLKHGAGFIVLSGNFFDSAIMKMSVVGEAFRQTYLSEPGSENAFEARAIVFDGPEDYHARINDPSLEIDQHCILVIRGAGTVGYPGSAEVVNMAPPVSLVREGITSLPTLGDGRQSGTSASPSILNMSPEAAVGGGLALLRTGDRIRVDLNARKVDVLVDDGELARRRETVEFKIPPAQTPWQELYRQTVGQLSTGGCLEPATLYLKVVETRGNPRHSH, from the coding sequence ATGACACAACAGACCAAGCGACGCCTGCGCAGCCAGGAATGGTTCGACGATCCGTCGCATGCGGACATGACCGCGCTGTACGTCGAGCGCTTCATGAACTACGGGCTCACGCGCGAGGAAATCCAGTCGGGCCGGCCGATCATCGGCATCGCGCAGACCGGCAGCGATCTCGCGCCCTGCAACCGCCACCACATCGCGCTGGCCGAGCGCGTCAAGGCCGGCATCCGCGACGCGGGCGGCATCCCGATGGAATTCCCGGTGCACCCGCTGGCCGAGCAGAGCCGCCGGCCCACCGCCGCGCTCGACCGCAACCTGGCCTACCTCGGCCTGGTGGAGGTGCTGCACGGCTTCCCGCTCGACGGCGTGGTGCTGACCACCGGCTGCGACAAGACCACCCCGGCCTGCCTGATGGCGGCCGCCACCGTCGACCTGCCGGCCATCGTGCTGTCGGGCGGCCCGATGCTGGACGGCTGGCACAACGGCCAGCGCGTCGGCTCCGGCACGGTGATCTGGCATGCGCGCAACCTGCTGGCGACCGGCGAGATCGACTACGAGGGCTTCATGGAGCTGACCACCGCGTCCTCGCCCTCGATCGGCCACTGCAACACGATGGGCACCGCGCTGTCGATGAACAGCCTGGCCGAGGCGCTCGGCATGTCCCTGCCGGGTTGCGCGAGCATCCCCGCCGCCTATCGCGAGCGCGGCCAGATGGCCTATGTCACCGGCAAGCGCATCTGCGACCTGGTGCGCGAGGACGTGCGTCCCTCGCAGATCATGACCAAGCAGGCCTTCGAGAACGCGATCGTGATCGCCTCGGCGCTGGGCGCCTCGAGCAACTGCCCGCCGCACCTGATCGCGATCGCGCGGCACGTCGGCGTGGAGCTGTCGCTCGACGACTGGCAGCGCGTCGGCGAATCGGTGCCGCTGATCGTCAACTGCATGCCGGCCGGCGAGTACCTGGGCGAGAGCTTCCACCGCGCCGGCGGCGTGCCGGCCGTGTACCACGAGCTGTCGAAGGCGGGCCTGGTGCATCGCGACTGCCTGACCGTGTCGGGCGGCACCATCGGCGAGATCGCCGATCGCTCGGCCACCAACGACCGCGACGTGATCCGCACCACCGAGACGCCGCTCAAGCACGGCGCCGGCTTCATCGTGCTGTCGGGCAACTTCTTCGACAGCGCGATCATGAAGATGTCGGTGGTGGGCGAGGCCTTCCGCCAGACCTACCTGAGCGAGCCGGGCTCGGAGAATGCCTTCGAGGCGCGCGCGATCGTGTTCGACGGCCCCGAGGACTACCACGCGCGCATCAACGATCCGTCGCTGGAGATCGACCAGCACTGCATCCTGGTGATCCGCGGCGCGGGCACGGTCGGTTACCCGGGCAGCGCCGAGGTGGTCAACATGGCGCCGCCGGTCTCGCTGGTGCGCGAGGGCATCACCTCGCTGCCGACGCTGGGCGACGGCCGCCAGAGCGGCACCTCGGCCAGCCCCTCGATCCTCAACATGTCGCCCGAAGCGGCCGTCGGCGGCGGACTCGCGCTGCTGCGCACGGGCGACCGGATCCGCGTCGACCTGAACGCGCGCAAGGTGGATGTGCTGGTCGACGATGGCGAGCTGGCGCGCCGCCGCGAGACCGTCGAGTTCAAGATCCCGCCGGCGCAGACGCCGTGGCAGGAGCTTTATCGGCAGACGGTGGGGCAGTTGTCGACGGGCGGCTGCCTGGAGCCGGCCACGCTGTACCTGAAGGTGGTCGAGACGCGCGGCAACCCGCGGCATTCGCACTGA